The proteins below are encoded in one region of Candidatus Planktophila lacus:
- the rplJ gene encoding 50S ribosomal protein L10, with product MARPVKEAAVAELTEDFKSANATYLTEYRGLTVTSMKELRRSLGSDTKYSVVKNTLTKIAAKNAGVDISDDLLVGPSALAFIKGDPIDAARNLKNFQKENPLLVVKGGIYEGKFVTTAEIMQLADLESREVLLAKLAGAMKGSLAKAARIFDALRIKLEAGAPASAPVAEAAPAVAEAPAVEEAAPAAEAVAEVTEEVVAEVAPEAADAAETPAE from the coding sequence ATGGCTCGCCCAGTAAAAGAAGCAGCAGTTGCTGAACTGACTGAAGATTTCAAGTCAGCTAATGCAACCTACCTAACCGAATACCGCGGTCTAACCGTGACTTCGATGAAGGAATTGCGTCGCAGCCTTGGTTCAGATACCAAGTACAGCGTCGTTAAGAACACCCTTACAAAGATTGCAGCTAAGAACGCCGGCGTAGACATCTCTGATGATCTACTTGTTGGTCCTTCAGCACTTGCTTTCATCAAGGGAGATCCAATTGATGCAGCTCGTAATCTAAAGAACTTCCAGAAGGAGAACCCACTACTTGTTGTTAAGGGTGGAATCTACGAAGGCAAGTTCGTTACAACTGCAGAAATCATGCAGCTTGCTGATCTTGAGTCCCGTGAGGTTCTCTTGGCAAAGCTTGCTGGTGCAATGAAGGGATCGCTTGCTAAGGCAGCGCGTATCTTCGATGCACTTCGTATCAAACTTGAGGCAGGTGCTCCGGCATCTGCGCCAGTAGCGGAAGCAGCTCCAGCAGTTGCAGAGGCTCCAGCGGTTGAAGAAGCAGCACCAGCTGCTGAAGCAGTTGCAGAAGTAACAGAAGAAGTTGTCGCTGAAGTTGCTCCTGAAGCAGCAGATGCAGCAGAAACTCCAGCGGAATAA
- the rpoB gene encoding DNA-directed RNA polymerase subunit beta, translated as MAAKKNSVAPQRISFAKIREPLEVPNLLALQVESVDWLLGNDLWRSRLAQSTNTNRGELPSKSGLEEIFEEISPIEDFQGTMSLSFRDHRFEPPKYSIEDCKERDMTYSQPLFVTAEFTNNETGEIKSQTVFMGDFPVMTKRGTFVINGTERVVVSQLVRSPGVYFERTIEKTSDKDVFTSKIIPSRGAWLEFEVDKKDLVGVRIDRKRKQSVTVFLKALGWTEEQILEEFGDFESMRATLEKDTVKTQDEALLDIYRKLRPGEPPTKEAAQNLIENLYFNVKRYDLAKVGRFKVNKKLGLDQELSQSILTISDIVATLRYLVALHRGDLTMDYGREVRVEKDDIDHFGNRRLRTVGELIQNQVRIGLSRMERVVRERMTTQDVEAITPQTLINIRPVVASIKEFFGTSQLSQFMDQTNPLSGLTHKRRLSALGPGGLSRDRAGFEVRDVHPSHYGRMCPIETPEGPNIGLIGSLATYGRVTAFGFIETPYRKVVKGRVTDQVDYLTADEEDEHIIAQANAPLTDDNHFAEARVLVRRRGGEVEYIIGDEVDYMDVSPRQMVSVATAMIPFLEHDDANRALMGSNMMRQSVPLMRAEAPLIGTGMEFRAAVDAGDVVTATHSGVVTEVSADEVKVMGDDGTYQTYSLSKFSRSNQGTSYNQKVVVSEGQKLEVGSVIADGPCTENGEMALGKNLLVAFMSWEGHNYEDAIILSQRLVQDDVLTSIHIEEYEVDARDTKLGAEEITRDIPNVSEEVLADLDERGIIRVGADVVPGDILVGKVTPKGETELTPEERLLRAIFGEKAREVRDTSLKVPHGESGKVIGVKIFESEEGFELAAGVNQLVRVYVAQKRKIQDGDKLAGRHGNKGVISKILPVEDMPFLEDGTPVDVVLNPLGVPGRMNVGQVLEMHLGWVAKTGWDLSGVDEAWQKHMRAIGAEKGTPGTKFATPVFDGALEDEISGLLSSTLPNRDGLQLIGRSGKAKLFDGRSGEPYPTPISVGYMYILKLHHLVDDKIHARSTGPYSMITQQPLGGKAQFGGQRFGEMEVWALEAYGAAYTLQELLTIKSDDVLGRVKVYEAIVKGENIPEPGIPESFKVLIKEMQSLCLNVEVLSSEGVAIEMRDNDEEIFRAAEELGINLSRVEPSSVEEV; from the coding sequence TTGGCCGCGAAAAAGAATTCTGTAGCTCCGCAACGTATTTCATTCGCCAAGATCCGCGAACCCCTAGAAGTTCCAAACCTATTAGCGCTCCAAGTTGAGAGCGTTGACTGGCTATTGGGTAACGACTTGTGGCGTTCACGTCTTGCGCAATCAACAAATACAAATCGTGGAGAACTTCCATCAAAATCAGGTTTAGAAGAAATCTTCGAAGAAATTTCACCGATCGAAGATTTCCAGGGCACTATGTCGCTCTCATTCCGCGATCACCGCTTCGAGCCACCTAAGTATTCAATCGAAGATTGCAAAGAACGCGATATGACTTACTCGCAGCCACTATTCGTGACTGCTGAATTCACCAACAACGAAACCGGTGAAATTAAGTCACAGACTGTCTTCATGGGTGACTTCCCTGTAATGACAAAGCGCGGAACATTTGTAATTAACGGAACCGAGCGCGTTGTTGTTTCACAGCTCGTACGTTCACCAGGTGTTTACTTCGAACGCACAATCGAAAAGACATCAGATAAAGATGTATTCACTTCAAAGATCATCCCAAGCCGCGGCGCTTGGCTTGAATTTGAAGTTGATAAGAAAGATCTCGTTGGTGTTCGCATCGACCGCAAGCGTAAGCAATCTGTAACTGTCTTCTTGAAGGCGCTCGGTTGGACCGAAGAACAAATTCTTGAAGAGTTTGGTGACTTCGAATCAATGCGTGCAACTCTTGAAAAAGATACAGTCAAGACACAAGATGAAGCGCTGCTAGATATCTACCGCAAGCTTCGTCCGGGCGAGCCACCAACTAAGGAAGCTGCTCAAAACCTTATCGAGAACCTCTATTTCAATGTAAAGCGCTATGACCTGGCCAAGGTCGGTCGCTTTAAGGTAAATAAGAAGCTCGGTCTAGATCAAGAACTTTCACAGAGCATTCTTACTATCTCTGACATCGTTGCAACGCTTCGCTACCTCGTAGCGCTGCACCGCGGCGATCTAACAATGGATTACGGCCGCGAAGTTCGCGTTGAAAAGGACGATATCGATCACTTCGGTAACCGTCGTCTTCGCACAGTTGGTGAGCTAATTCAGAACCAAGTTCGCATCGGTCTATCTCGTATGGAACGTGTAGTTCGCGAACGTATGACAACTCAAGATGTAGAAGCAATTACTCCACAGACTCTGATCAACATCCGTCCGGTTGTTGCATCGATCAAGGAGTTCTTCGGAACATCTCAATTGTCACAGTTCATGGATCAGACAAACCCACTTTCAGGTCTTACACACAAGCGTCGTCTTTCAGCGCTCGGACCTGGTGGTTTATCTCGTGACCGCGCAGGCTTCGAAGTTCGCGACGTTCACCCATCTCACTACGGACGTATGTGCCCAATCGAAACTCCTGAAGGACCAAACATTGGTCTTATCGGTTCGCTTGCAACTTACGGTCGCGTAACTGCTTTCGGATTTATCGAAACTCCTTACCGCAAGGTTGTAAAGGGTCGCGTTACAGATCAGGTTGATTACCTAACTGCAGATGAAGAAGATGAACACATCATCGCGCAGGCAAACGCACCACTTACAGATGACAACCACTTTGCAGAAGCGCGCGTACTCGTACGTCGTCGTGGTGGCGAAGTTGAATACATCATCGGTGATGAAGTTGATTACATGGACGTTTCACCACGCCAGATGGTTTCTGTTGCAACAGCAATGATTCCGTTCCTTGAGCACGACGATGCTAACCGCGCGTTGATGGGCTCAAACATGATGCGTCAGTCAGTTCCTTTGATGCGCGCAGAAGCGCCACTTATCGGTACTGGCATGGAATTCCGCGCTGCAGTAGATGCCGGTGATGTTGTTACAGCAACTCATTCAGGTGTTGTTACTGAAGTATCTGCCGATGAAGTAAAGGTCATGGGCGATGACGGTACTTACCAGACATACTCACTATCTAAGTTCTCACGCTCTAACCAAGGAACTTCATACAACCAGAAGGTTGTTGTCTCTGAAGGTCAGAAGCTTGAAGTTGGCTCAGTAATTGCAGATGGTCCATGTACCGAAAACGGTGAAATGGCTCTCGGTAAGAACTTGCTCGTGGCATTTATGTCATGGGAAGGCCACAACTACGAAGATGCGATCATTCTTTCGCAGCGTCTCGTACAAGATGATGTTCTTACATCAATCCACATTGAGGAATACGAAGTCGATGCTCGCGACACCAAGCTAGGTGCCGAAGAAATCACTCGCGATATCCCTAACGTTTCTGAAGAAGTACTTGCAGACCTCGACGAGCGCGGAATTATTCGCGTCGGCGCAGATGTCGTCCCTGGCGATATCTTGGTTGGAAAAGTAACTCCAAAGGGCGAAACTGAATTAACACCTGAAGAGCGTTTGCTTCGTGCAATCTTCGGAGAAAAGGCTCGCGAAGTTCGCGATACATCTCTTAAAGTTCCACACGGCGAGTCAGGAAAAGTTATCGGCGTAAAGATCTTCGAATCAGAAGAAGGCTTCGAGCTTGCAGCTGGCGTTAACCAATTGGTTCGCGTCTACGTTGCACAGAAGCGCAAGATTCAAGATGGTGACAAGCTTGCTGGTCGCCACGGTAACAAGGGTGTTATCTCCAAGATTCTTCCAGTTGAAGATATGCCATTCCTTGAAGATGGAACTCCAGTAGATGTAGTTCTTAACCCGCTCGGCGTTCCAGGTCGCATGAACGTCGGTCAGGTTCTTGAAATGCACCTCGGCTGGGTTGCAAAAACTGGTTGGGATCTCTCTGGCGTCGATGAAGCGTGGCAGAAGCACATGCGCGCAATCGGTGCAGAAAAGGGAACTCCTGGAACTAAGTTCGCAACACCTGTCTTCGACGGTGCACTTGAAGATGAAATCTCAGGTTTGCTATCAAGCACTCTTCCAAACCGCGATGGCCTTCAGCTAATCGGCCGAAGCGGAAAGGCTAAGTTATTTGATGGCCGTTCCGGTGAGCCATACCCAACTCCAATTTCAGTTGGATACATGTACATCTTGAAACTCCACCACTTGGTTGATGACAAGATCCACGCACGTTCAACTGGTCCATACTCAATGATCACGCAGCAACCACTCGGTGGTAAGGCTCAATTCGGTGGTCAGCGATTTGGTGAAATGGAAGTTTGGGCACTTGAAGCCTACGGAGCTGCTTACACACTCCAAGAACTCCTCACAATTAAATCTGACGACGTTCTCGGACGCGTAAAGGTTTACGAAGCGATCGTTAAGGGCGAGAACATCCCTGAGCCAGGTATCCCTGAGTCATTCAAGGTACTTATCAAGGAAATGCAATCACTCTGCTTGAACGTCGAAGTTCTCTCTTCAGAAGGTGTCGCAATTGAAATGCGCGATAACGATGAAGAAATTTTCCGTGCCGCCGAAGAGTTAGGTATCAACTTGTCACGAGTTGAACCAAGCTCTGTAGAAGAAGTTTGA
- the rplA gene encoding 50S ribosomal protein L1, translating to MKRSKKYTAAAEKVKKDHLYTPLEAVTLAKETTTTKYDSTVEVALVLGVDPKKADQAIRGTVNLPHGTGKTARVLVFANGERADEARAAGADIVGGDELIEEVSKGRLDFDAVVATPDLMGKVGRLGKVLGTRGLMPNPKTGTVTTDVTKAVNDIKGGKIEFRIDKNSNLHFIIGKSSFTAAQLADNYAAALDEVHRAKPNSSKGRYIAKAVVSTTMGPGIQVDPNLVREPSAN from the coding sequence ATGAAGCGCTCAAAGAAATATACAGCGGCAGCAGAGAAGGTTAAGAAAGACCACCTTTACACACCGCTTGAGGCAGTAACACTTGCCAAAGAGACAACAACTACTAAGTACGACTCAACTGTTGAAGTTGCACTAGTTCTTGGCGTAGATCCAAAGAAGGCCGATCAAGCAATTCGCGGAACAGTTAACTTGCCACACGGCACAGGAAAGACTGCTCGCGTTCTTGTATTCGCAAACGGAGAGCGCGCTGACGAAGCTCGCGCAGCCGGTGCAGATATCGTCGGTGGAGATGAACTCATTGAAGAAGTTTCAAAGGGTCGCTTGGACTTCGATGCAGTTGTTGCAACACCAGATTTGATGGGTAAGGTCGGTCGTCTCGGTAAAGTTCTTGGAACACGTGGACTTATGCCTAACCCAAAGACCGGAACAGTTACAACCGATGTAACAAAGGCAGTTAACGACATCAAGGGCGGAAAGATTGAATTCCGTATTGATAAGAACTCAAACCTTCACTTCATCATCGGTAAGTCATCATTTACTGCAGCACAGCTTGCAGATAACTATGCAGCAGCTCTCGATGAAGTTCACCGCGCAAAGCCAAACTCATCAAAGGGTCGCTACATTGCGAAGGCAGTTGTTTCAACAACTATGGGACCTGGAATCCAAGTAGATCCAAACCTAGTTCGCGAACCATCAGCTAACTAA
- a CDS encoding DNA-directed RNA polymerase subunit beta', whose product MLDVNFFDELRIGLASAQNIRDWSFGEVKKPETINYRTLKPEKDGLFDEKIFGPTRDWECYCGKYKRVRFKGIICERCGVEVTRAKVRRERMGHIELAAPVTHIWYFKGVPSRLGYLLDLAPKDLEKVIYFAAYMITEVDAEGREEDMPQLEKKLANDRKKIETRRDNDLDARQKKLESDLAELEAEDAKSDVKRKVRESAERELKALRDRAEREITRLEDVWARFKNLKVQDLEGDENLYREMRDRYGIYFKGDMGAAAIKKRLETFDLEAEYAILTDLSENGKGAKKTRAIKRLKVVNAFMTTSNHPASMVLDCVPVIPPDLRPMVQLDGGRFATSDLNDLYRRVINRNNRLKRLADLGAPEIIVNNEKRMLQEAVDALFDNGRRGRPVTGPGNRALKSLSDMLKGKQGRFRQNLLGKRVDYSGRSVIVVGPQLKLHQCGLPKQMALELFKPFVMKRLVDLNHAQNIKSAKRMVERARPVVWDVLEEVIAEHPVLLNRAPTLHRLGIQAFEPQLVEGKAIQIHPLVCTAFNADFDGDQMAVHLPLSAEAQAEARILMLSSNNILSPANGRPITSPTQDMVLGLYYLTMEREGELGEGRAFGSVAEAIMAHDQHSVSLQAKIKIRLTKTGETIETTIGRALFNEALPADFPYVDVDVTKKQLGAIVDKLAEFYPKVTVAQTLDALKSLGFHWATRAGATIGIEDVVTPPRKKEILESYETQADKVQSQYEKGLITDDERRQELIEIWTKATAEVGKEMEENFPRVNPVWMMVYSGARGNMMQIRQIAGMRGLVANPKGEIIPRPIKANFREGLSVLEYFISTHGARKGLADTALRTADSGYLTRRLCDVAQDVIIREEDCGTDRGLVLPIATRQQAGNLVKHDHVETSVYGRTLADDIEVNGTVLAKAGSDLGDRVIDALVAAGVDEVKIRSVLTCDSKVGQCAACYGRSLAAGQLVAVGEAVGIIAAQSIGEPGTQLTMRTFHTGGVAGDDITHGLPRIVELFEARTPKGVAPIAETAGVVSFREDAKGKKIVVTPDDGGEEVAYPITRRQKLLVEEGSRVEVGQKMVVGAIDPKQVLRILGPRATQVHLVNEIQSVYRSQGVGIHDKHIEVIVRQMLKRITVLEAGDADLLPGELVERGRFETENRRVVTTGGKAASGRPELMGITKASLATESWLSAASFQETTRVLTDAALSEKSDPLLGLKENVIIGKLIPAGTGLARYRNIRVEPTEAAKAAVYAAYDEYDFTPFDQGGSGEAVRLDEVEIPR is encoded by the coding sequence ATGTTAGATGTCAACTTCTTTGATGAATTAAGAATCGGTCTCGCATCGGCTCAGAACATTCGTGATTGGTCATTTGGCGAAGTAAAGAAGCCAGAGACAATCAACTACCGCACACTCAAGCCAGAGAAGGACGGACTCTTCGACGAGAAGATCTTCGGACCAACTCGTGACTGGGAATGTTATTGCGGTAAGTACAAGCGCGTTCGATTTAAGGGAATCATCTGCGAGCGTTGCGGTGTTGAAGTAACACGTGCCAAGGTTCGTCGCGAACGTATGGGACACATCGAGCTTGCCGCTCCTGTAACCCACATCTGGTACTTCAAGGGCGTGCCTTCACGTCTTGGTTATCTACTTGATCTTGCTCCAAAGGATCTTGAAAAGGTTATTTACTTCGCTGCATACATGATCACAGAAGTTGATGCAGAAGGCCGCGAAGAAGATATGCCACAGCTCGAGAAGAAGCTGGCTAACGATCGTAAGAAGATTGAAACCCGTCGCGACAATGATCTCGATGCTCGCCAGAAGAAGCTCGAATCTGATCTTGCTGAACTCGAAGCAGAAGATGCAAAGTCAGATGTAAAGCGCAAGGTTCGCGAATCTGCAGAGCGTGAGCTCAAGGCACTTCGTGATCGCGCTGAACGCGAAATCACTCGCTTGGAAGATGTTTGGGCTCGCTTTAAGAACCTCAAGGTTCAGGATCTAGAAGGCGACGAGAACCTCTACCGCGAAATGCGCGATCGTTACGGAATCTACTTCAAGGGTGACATGGGAGCTGCTGCAATTAAGAAGCGCCTAGAAACTTTTGATCTCGAAGCTGAATACGCGATCCTCACCGACCTTTCTGAAAATGGAAAGGGCGCAAAGAAGACTCGCGCTATCAAGCGTCTTAAGGTCGTAAATGCATTTATGACAACAAGCAATCACCCAGCATCAATGGTGCTCGATTGCGTTCCGGTTATCCCACCAGATCTACGCCCAATGGTGCAGCTCGACGGTGGACGCTTTGCGACTTCAGATCTAAACGATCTCTATCGCCGCGTTATCAACCGTAACAACCGTTTGAAGCGTCTTGCTGATCTCGGTGCTCCTGAAATTATCGTCAACAACGAAAAGCGTATGTTGCAAGAAGCAGTTGATGCTTTGTTCGACAACGGTCGTCGTGGTCGTCCAGTAACTGGTCCCGGCAACCGTGCGCTTAAGTCACTATCTGACATGCTCAAGGGTAAGCAAGGTCGTTTCCGTCAGAACTTGCTCGGAAAGCGCGTTGATTACTCAGGTCGTTCAGTAATCGTTGTTGGTCCACAGTTGAAGTTGCACCAGTGCGGTCTGCCAAAGCAGATGGCGCTAGAACTCTTCAAACCATTCGTAATGAAGCGTCTTGTAGATCTCAACCACGCGCAGAACATTAAATCTGCAAAGCGTATGGTTGAGCGCGCACGTCCAGTTGTTTGGGATGTTCTTGAAGAAGTAATTGCAGAACACCCAGTGCTTCTAAACCGTGCTCCTACTCTTCACCGTCTAGGTATCCAAGCTTTCGAACCACAACTGGTTGAAGGTAAAGCAATTCAGATCCACCCACTCGTATGTACAGCATTTAACGCTGACTTCGACGGTGACCAGATGGCTGTGCACTTGCCACTATCTGCTGAAGCGCAAGCAGAAGCTCGTATCTTGATGTTGTCTTCAAACAACATCTTGTCTCCTGCTAACGGTCGACCAATTACATCTCCTACACAGGACATGGTTCTTGGTTTGTACTACCTCACCATGGAACGCGAAGGCGAACTCGGCGAAGGCCGCGCATTCGGTTCTGTTGCTGAAGCGATCATGGCTCATGATCAGCACTCAGTTTCATTGCAGGCAAAGATCAAGATCCGCCTCACAAAGACTGGCGAAACAATTGAAACAACAATTGGTCGCGCACTCTTCAATGAAGCACTTCCTGCAGATTTCCCATATGTCGATGTTGATGTCACCAAGAAGCAACTTGGTGCAATCGTCGACAAGTTGGCTGAGTTCTATCCAAAGGTAACAGTTGCTCAAACTCTTGATGCGCTTAAGTCACTTGGATTCCACTGGGCAACTCGCGCAGGTGCAACAATCGGTATCGAAGATGTTGTTACACCTCCTCGTAAGAAAGAGATCCTCGAAAGCTACGAAACACAGGCTGACAAGGTTCAATCACAATACGAAAAGGGTCTCATCACAGATGACGAGCGTCGCCAAGAGCTCATCGAAATTTGGACCAAGGCAACCGCTGAAGTTGGTAAAGAGATGGAAGAAAACTTCCCTCGCGTCAACCCAGTTTGGATGATGGTCTACTCAGGTGCTCGCGGAAATATGATGCAGATCCGTCAGATCGCAGGTATGCGTGGACTTGTAGCTAACCCAAAGGGTGAAATTATTCCTCGCCCAATTAAGGCTAACTTCCGTGAAGGTCTCTCAGTACTCGAGTACTTCATTTCAACGCACGGTGCACGTAAGGGTCTTGCAGATACAGCGCTTCGTACCGCTGACTCTGGTTACTTGACTCGTCGTCTCTGCGACGTTGCACAAGATGTAATCATTCGCGAAGAAGATTGCGGAACCGATCGTGGTCTCGTACTTCCAATCGCAACACGTCAGCAAGCTGGCAACCTTGTAAAGCACGATCACGTTGAAACATCTGTCTACGGCCGCACCTTGGCTGATGACATTGAAGTTAACGGAACCGTTCTTGCTAAGGCTGGCTCAGATCTTGGTGACCGCGTCATCGATGCACTAGTTGCTGCCGGTGTCGACGAAGTTAAGATCCGCTCAGTTCTAACTTGCGATAGCAAGGTCGGACAGTGCGCAGCTTGCTACGGTCGCTCACTTGCTGCAGGTCAACTTGTTGCAGTCGGCGAAGCAGTCGGAATTATCGCTGCACAGTCAATCGGTGAGCCTGGTACACAGCTAACAATGCGTACCTTCCACACTGGTGGCGTTGCAGGTGATGACATCACTCACGGTCTTCCACGTATCGTCGAGCTCTTCGAAGCACGTACACCTAAGGGTGTTGCGCCAATCGCAGAGACCGCCGGCGTTGTTTCATTCCGTGAAGATGCAAAGGGTAAGAAGATCGTCGTAACACCAGATGATGGTGGCGAAGAAGTTGCTTACCCAATCACACGTCGCCAGAAGCTACTTGTAGAAGAAGGTTCACGCGTTGAAGTTGGCCAGAAGATGGTCGTCGGCGCAATTGATCCAAAGCAGGTACTTCGTATTCTCGGACCACGTGCAACACAAGTTCACTTGGTTAACGAAATCCAATCTGTTTATCGCTCACAGGGCGTAGGCATTCACGATAAGCACATCGAAGTAATCGTTCGCCAAATGCTTAAGCGCATTACAGTGCTTGAAGCAGGAGATGCGGATCTACTTCCTGGCGAACTCGTAGAACGCGGTCGCTTTGAAACCGAAAACCGTCGCGTAGTCACAACAGGTGGCAAGGCAGCCTCAGGTCGCCCAGAACTTATGGGTATCACCAAGGCATCACTTGCAACCGAGTCATGGCTATCAGCGGCTTCATTCCAGGAAACAACTCGCGTACTTACAGATGCTGCGCTTTCAGAGAAGAGCGATCCATTGCTCGGTCTGAAAGAAAACGTAATCATCGGTAAGTTGATTCCTGCTGGTACCGGCCTTGCTCGTTACCGCAATATCCGCGTTGAACCAACGGAGGCAGCAAAGGCTGCGGTCTACGCTGCATACGATGAGTACGACTTCACACCATTCGATCAGGGTGGTTCAGGCGAAGCAGTTCGCTTGGATGAAGTCGAGATTCCTCGCTAG
- the rplL gene encoding 50S ribosomal protein L7/L12 — MAKLSSTDLMAQFKEMTLVELSEFVKAFETEFDVTAAAPVAAAAAGGAAAGGAADAGQDEFTVILEDAGSQKIAVIKEVRNLNSSLGLKEAKDLVDATPATLLEKANKETAEKAKAALEAAGAKVTLK; from the coding sequence ATGGCAAAGCTCTCATCAACAGATCTAATGGCTCAGTTCAAGGAAATGACACTTGTCGAACTTTCAGAGTTCGTTAAGGCATTCGAAACTGAATTCGATGTAACAGCCGCAGCACCAGTTGCAGCTGCAGCAGCAGGTGGCGCAGCAGCAGGTGGCGCAGCAGATGCTGGTCAAGATGAATTCACAGTTATCCTCGAAGATGCAGGCTCACAGAAGATTGCAGTGATCAAGGAAGTTCGTAACCTCAATTCAAGCCTTGGCTTGAAGGAGGCAAAGGACCTAGTTGATGCAACTCCAGCAACACTTCTTGAGAAGGCAAACAAGGAGACAGCAGAGAAGGCAAAGGCGGCTCTCGAAGCAGCTGGCGCAAAGGTCACACTCAAATAA
- the nusG gene encoding transcription termination/antitermination protein NusG: MTENQTPDAFEAALAANADEIVAEVATPEIVEEVVLNDAPVDDLALASDEDGDLESDENDPNAEFRRTLRAAIGDWYVIHSYAGYEKKVRDNLNNRKVSLHMEDFIFQIEVPEEEVMEIKNGQRKQVKRNIYPGYVLVRMELTDESWSAVRNTPGVTGFVGNAHHPSPLSMDDVEKILAPRPVKKSDKADIRVVDFEVGESVTVMDGPFATLPASISEIMPEQAKLKVLVSIFGRETPVELSFAQVQKI, from the coding sequence ATGACCGAGAACCAGACACCTGATGCTTTCGAAGCAGCGCTTGCGGCTAATGCCGACGAGATCGTTGCTGAGGTTGCTACTCCAGAAATCGTTGAGGAAGTAGTTCTCAACGATGCACCTGTTGATGATCTTGCGCTCGCTAGCGATGAAGATGGCGATCTCGAATCAGACGAAAATGATCCAAATGCAGAATTCCGTCGCACCCTTCGCGCAGCGATCGGCGACTGGTACGTAATCCACTCTTACGCAGGTTATGAGAAGAAGGTTCGCGATAACCTCAACAACCGCAAAGTTTCACTTCACATGGAAGATTTCATCTTCCAGATCGAAGTTCCTGAAGAAGAAGTTATGGAAATCAAGAACGGCCAGCGCAAGCAGGTTAAGCGCAATATCTACCCAGGCTACGTTCTTGTCCGCATGGAGCTAACTGACGAGTCTTGGTCTGCAGTTCGCAATACACCAGGCGTTACAGGCTTCGTCGGAAACGCACATCACCCAAGTCCACTAAGCATGGATGATGTTGAAAAGATTCTTGCTCCACGCCCTGTTAAGAAATCTGACAAGGCCGATATCCGCGTCGTTGATTTCGAAGTTGGCGAATCAGTCACCGTTATGGATGGCCCATTTGCAACGCTTCCTGCATCAATCTCCGAGATCATGCCTGAGCAAGCAAAACTCAAGGTTCTTGTTTCAATCTTCGGACGCGAAACACCAGTAGAACTTTCATTTGCACAAGTACAGAAGATTTAA
- the rplK gene encoding 50S ribosomal protein L11, whose product MAPKKKATGFIKLQIQAGAATPAPPVGPALGQHGVNIMEFVKAYNAATESQKGQIIPVEITVYEDRSFTFITKTPPASRLILKAAGVEKGSPVPHKTKVANITMAQVQEIAKVKMADLNANDIDAASKIIAGTARSMGITVG is encoded by the coding sequence ATGGCACCAAAGAAGAAGGCAACCGGATTCATCAAGTTGCAGATCCAAGCTGGCGCAGCAACACCTGCACCACCAGTAGGTCCTGCCCTTGGTCAGCATGGTGTCAACATCATGGAGTTCGTGAAGGCTTACAACGCTGCCACTGAATCTCAAAAGGGTCAGATCATTCCGGTAGAGATCACTGTCTACGAAGATCGCTCATTTACATTTATCACTAAGACTCCACCAGCATCACGTCTTATCTTGAAGGCTGCCGGAGTTGAAAAGGGATCACCAGTTCCACACAAGACCAAGGTTGCAAATATCACCATGGCTCAGGTTCAGGAGATCGCAAAGGTCAAGATGGCTGACCTCAATGCAAATGACATTGATGCAGCAAGCAAGATCATCGCTGGTACTGCTCGCTCAATGGGTATCACTGTCGGTTAA
- the secE gene encoding preprotein translocase subunit SecE — MTESTEQVAEKLGLFARVGLFYRQIVSELAKVVWPTRKQLSTYTAVVLVFVTFVIAVVSIFDLVITKLVFWVFG, encoded by the coding sequence ATGACAGAGTCAACAGAACAAGTTGCCGAGAAGCTCGGTCTATTTGCGCGCGTTGGCCTTTTCTATCGCCAAATCGTTTCCGAACTCGCCAAGGTAGTTTGGCCAACACGTAAGCAGTTGAGCACATACACAGCAGTCGTATTGGTATTCGTAACCTTCGTTATTGCAGTCGTTTCTATCTTTGACTTGGTAATCACCAAGCTTGTCTTCTGGGTATTTGGGTAA